In a genomic window of Methylovirgula sp. 4M-Z18:
- a CDS encoding DeoR/GlpR family DNA-binding transcription regulator: MHERQRWQVILKTLAQQTVATVAEIAEVTQSSPATARRDVAKLAEQGLLRRVHGGAEAIANDEPPALAARAFDVSYAMNLDKKRAIAAAAAAMCSDGDSIIINGGTTTYEMVEFLAEKRMQIITNSFSLADMLMRTSRNRILIPGGQIYREQNIILSPYEDDLLRHHYASLMFMSAHGVSPIGVMENDPLLIRAEQRMLERAERLVVLADSSKFNSRGGLILCPLQRIHTLITDDDIDQRTVEALRAAGVQVNIVPVSAQSSSAA; the protein is encoded by the coding sequence CATTGGCGCAACAGACGGTGGCGACGGTCGCCGAAATTGCGGAAGTGACACAGAGTTCGCCCGCGACCGCCCGGCGCGACGTTGCCAAACTGGCCGAGCAAGGCCTGCTGCGCCGGGTGCATGGCGGCGCCGAGGCGATCGCCAATGACGAGCCACCGGCGCTTGCGGCGCGGGCGTTCGATGTCAGCTACGCGATGAATCTCGACAAGAAGCGCGCCATTGCCGCCGCCGCCGCCGCCATGTGTTCCGACGGCGATTCCATCATCATCAACGGCGGCACGACGACCTACGAAATGGTGGAGTTTCTGGCCGAGAAGCGGATGCAGATCATCACCAATTCCTTCTCGCTCGCCGATATGCTGATGCGCACCAGCCGCAACCGCATTCTGATTCCGGGCGGCCAGATTTACCGCGAGCAGAACATCATCTTGAGCCCCTACGAGGACGACCTTTTGCGCCACCATTACGCGTCGCTCATGTTCATGAGCGCGCATGGCGTCTCGCCGATCGGGGTGATGGAGAACGATCCGCTTCTGATCCGCGCCGAGCAGCGCATGCTCGAGCGTGCCGAGCGTCTCGTCGTCCTCGCTGACAGTTCGAAGTTCAACAGCCGGGGCGGCCTCATTCTATGTCCGCTGCAGCGCATCCATACATTGATCACCGACGATGACATCGATCAACGCACCGTCGAGGCGCTACGCGCGGCCGGGGTGCAGGTCAACATCGTTCCGGTTTCGGCCCAGTCGTCATCCGCGGCATAG